One genomic window of [Clostridium] scindens ATCC 35704 includes the following:
- the ilvB gene encoding biosynthetic-type acetolactate synthase large subunit, translated as MQLTGSEIVIECLKEQGVDTVFGYPGGAILNVYDELYKHSDEITHILTSHEQGAAHAADGYARATGKVGVCFATSGPGATNLVTGIATAYMDSIPIVAITCNVGVSLLGKDSFQEIDIAGITMPITKHNFIVKDVKDLAETIRKAFVIAKKDRPGPVLIDIPKDVTANKAEYKKESIKPVEPSRDIFEDDIQTALKIITKAKKPYIFVGGGAVLSGASEELYTFAKKVDAPVTDSLMGKGAFPGTDPLYTGMLGMHGTKTANYGVSECDLLIVIGARFSDRVTGNARKFAKNAKILQFDIDAAEMNKNVLITDGVVGDIKTVLGILNERLEQQDHAEWVEKIMDYKKRYPLSYHPDVLTGPYVVEEIYRQTKGDAVIVTEVGQHQMWAAQFYKFTKPRTLLTSGGLGTMGYGLGASIGAKTGLPDRTVVNIAGDGCFRMNMNEIATAVRHSIPIIQVVINNHVLGMVRQWQDLFYGKRYSATVLNDAVDFVKLAEAMGAKGIRATTQEEFKEAFEKALTLNRPVVIDCQVDSDDKVWPMVAPGAPINEAFDEKDLKKQK; from the coding sequence ATGCAATTAACAGGATCAGAGATAGTAATTGAATGTTTGAAAGAGCAGGGCGTGGATACCGTGTTTGGCTATCCTGGCGGGGCTATTTTGAATGTTTATGATGAATTATATAAACATAGCGATGAGATCACCCATATTCTGACCTCCCATGAGCAGGGAGCCGCCCATGCCGCTGACGGATATGCCAGGGCAACGGGAAAGGTAGGCGTCTGCTTCGCCACCAGCGGCCCGGGAGCGACGAATCTGGTTACGGGAATCGCGACGGCTTACATGGATTCTATTCCGATCGTAGCGATTACCTGTAATGTAGGCGTGTCGCTTCTTGGAAAAGACAGTTTCCAGGAGATTGATATTGCAGGTATCACGATGCCGATCACGAAGCATAACTTTATCGTCAAGGATGTAAAAGATCTGGCGGAGACCATAAGAAAGGCTTTCGTGATCGCGAAGAAAGACCGTCCCGGCCCGGTGCTGATCGATATCCCCAAGGATGTGACGGCGAACAAGGCAGAATATAAGAAAGAGTCTATCAAGCCTGTCGAGCCTTCCAGAGACATCTTCGAAGACGATATTCAGACGGCATTAAAAATCATAACAAAAGCAAAAAAGCCATATATCTTTGTAGGAGGAGGCGCGGTACTCTCAGGCGCCAGCGAAGAACTCTATACATTTGCCAAGAAGGTGGATGCCCCGGTTACGGATTCCCTCATGGGCAAAGGCGCATTTCCGGGCACCGATCCGTTATATACAGGCATGCTGGGAATGCACGGCACGAAGACGGCTAACTATGGCGTCAGCGAGTGCGACCTGCTGATCGTCATCGGAGCCAGATTCAGCGACCGCGTGACAGGGAATGCCAGAAAGTTTGCCAAGAACGCCAAGATCCTGCAGTTTGATATCGATGCTGCGGAGATGAACAAGAATGTACTGATCACCGACGGCGTAGTGGGCGATATCAAGACCGTGCTGGGTATCCTCAACGAGAGGCTGGAGCAGCAAGATCATGCGGAATGGGTAGAGAAGATCATGGATTACAAGAAGAGATATCCATTATCCTATCATCCGGACGTACTGACCGGCCCATATGTGGTTGAGGAAATCTACAGACAGACCAAGGGGGATGCCGTCATCGTGACCGAAGTCGGCCAGCATCAGATGTGGGCAGCCCAGTTCTATAAATTTACAAAGCCAAGGACATTACTGACGTCCGGCGGCCTGGGAACCATGGGATACGGCCTGGGAGCCTCCATCGGTGCCAAGACGGGACTGCCGGATCGGACAGTTGTCAATATAGCAGGTGACGGATGTTTTCGTATGAATATGAACGAGATCGCCACCGCCGTGCGCCACAGTATTCCAATCATCCAGGTAGTCATTAACAACCACGTGCTTGGAATGGTGCGCCAGTGGCAGGATCTGTTCTACGGAAAGCGTTACTCGGCGACGGTTCTGAATGACGCCGTGGACTTCGTGAAGCTTGCGGAGGCTATGGGGGCAAAAGGAATCCGTGCAACCACCCAGGAAGAATTCAAAGAAGCATTCGAAAAGGCCCTGACTCTTAACAGGCCGGTCGTCATTGACTGCCAGGTGGACAGCGATGACAAAGTATGGCCCATGGTAGCCCCAGGCGCGCCGATCAACGAAGCATTCGATGAAAAGGACCTGAAAAAACAGAAATAA
- the serC gene encoding 3-phosphoserine/phosphohydroxythreonine transaminase, translating to MSRVYNFSAGPAVLPEEVLKEAAEEMLDYNGTGMSVMEMSHRSQSFQEIIDTAEADLRELMGIPDNYKVLFLQGGESQQFAMVPMNLMKNKVADYIVTGQWAKKAAAEAKKYGKVNIVASSEDKTFSYIPDCSDLPISEDADYVYICENNTIYGTKYKELPNTKGKTLVADVSSCFLSEPMDVTRYGLICGGVQKNIGPAGTVIVIIREDLITEDVLPGTPTMLQYKTHADAKSLYNTPPAYGIYICGKVFKWLKRQGGLAAMKERNETKAKILYDYLDQSRLFKGTVEPKDRSIMNVPFVTGSSELDAKFVKEAKAAGFESLKGHRSVGGMRASIYNAMPMEGVEALVAFMKKFEEENA from the coding sequence ATGAGCAGAGTGTACAATTTTTCAGCAGGACCGGCAGTATTACCGGAGGAAGTATTAAAAGAGGCAGCAGAAGAAATGCTAGATTACAACGGGACCGGAATGTCCGTTATGGAAATGAGTCACCGCTCGCAGTCGTTCCAGGAAATTATTGATACAGCAGAGGCGGATCTTCGGGAACTGATGGGCATACCTGACAACTATAAGGTATTATTCCTGCAAGGAGGGGAGTCCCAGCAGTTCGCCATGGTTCCTATGAATCTGATGAAGAACAAGGTGGCAGACTACATCGTTACCGGACAGTGGGCCAAGAAGGCAGCCGCCGAAGCAAAAAAATACGGAAAGGTCAATATCGTGGCATCCTCAGAGGATAAGACATTCTCCTATATCCCGGATTGCTCTGACCTTCCCATTTCAGAAGATGCAGACTATGTGTACATATGTGAGAATAATACCATCTATGGCACCAAATACAAGGAACTTCCGAATACCAAGGGAAAGACCCTGGTTGCCGATGTATCATCCTGTTTCCTGTCAGAGCCTATGGATGTGACCCGATATGGCCTGATATGCGGAGGCGTGCAGAAGAACATCGGTCCCGCCGGAACCGTGATCGTGATCATCCGAGAGGATCTGATTACCGAGGATGTGCTTCCGGGGACGCCTACCATGCTCCAGTATAAGACCCATGCAGATGCCAAGTCTCTTTACAATACGCCGCCGGCGTATGGAATCTATATCTGCGGCAAGGTATTCAAATGGCTGAAAAGGCAGGGCGGCCTTGCGGCAATGAAAGAGCGCAATGAAACGAAGGCGAAGATCCTGTATGACTATCTGGATCAGAGCAGGCTGTTTAAAGGCACTGTGGAGCCAAAGGACCGTTCGATCATGAACGTGCCTTTCGTTACAGGAAGCAGCGAGCTGGATGCGAAGTTTGTAAAGGAAGCCAAGGCGGCCGGATTCGAGAGCCTGAAAGGACACCGCTCGGTGGGCGGCATGAGGGCCAGCATTTACAATGCGATGCCGATGGAAGGCGTAGAGGCACTGGTGGCATTTATGAAGAAGTTTGAAGAGGAGAATGCATAG
- a CDS encoding phosphoglycerate dehydrogenase has product MYKYYCLNQISEVGMKQFTEDYAPAGGPKSADAILVRSANMHEMEFGPELKAIGRAGAGVNNIPLEKCAEQGIVVFNTPGANANGVKELVIAGMLLASRDIIGGINWVQENEEDGNIVKETEKAKKAFAGYELEGKKLGVIGLGAIGVLVANAAMHLGMDVYGYDPYVSIDSAWRLSRNIIHAKTVDELYKECDFITIHVPALESTIGMIDRDAISLMKKGVVVLNFARDLLVDEEAMVDALVAGQVKHYVTDFPTPVIAGVKGAIVIPHLGASTEESEDNCARMAAKQIRAYLEHGNIQNSVNYPDSDMGLRGKNTRIVLLHHNVPNMIGQFTKILADDNMNIADMSNKSKGGYAYTMIDIDSPVPEKVVDDLRKVGEVLRVRVIE; this is encoded by the coding sequence ATGTATAAATATTATTGCTTAAATCAAATATCCGAAGTGGGTATGAAACAGTTTACGGAAGATTATGCGCCGGCTGGCGGTCCAAAGAGCGCGGATGCCATCCTTGTAAGAAGCGCGAACATGCATGAGATGGAGTTTGGTCCTGAATTAAAGGCGATCGGAAGGGCAGGCGCGGGGGTGAATAATATTCCCCTTGAAAAATGCGCGGAACAAGGAATCGTGGTATTCAATACGCCGGGAGCCAACGCCAATGGCGTGAAGGAACTGGTGATCGCAGGAATGCTGCTGGCTTCCAGGGACATCATCGGCGGCATCAACTGGGTGCAGGAAAACGAAGAAGACGGCAACATCGTAAAAGAGACGGAGAAGGCCAAGAAAGCATTTGCAGGCTACGAACTGGAAGGCAAGAAACTGGGGGTCATCGGCCTTGGCGCCATCGGCGTGCTGGTGGCCAATGCGGCCATGCACCTGGGAATGGATGTCTATGGCTATGACCCGTATGTATCCATTGATTCCGCGTGGAGACTGTCCCGGAATATCATTCATGCAAAAACCGTGGATGAACTGTATAAAGAGTGCGACTTCATCACCATCCATGTGCCCGCGCTTGAGAGCACGATAGGAATGATCGACAGAGATGCCATAAGCCTGATGAAGAAAGGCGTGGTAGTCCTGAATTTCGCAAGAGACCTGCTGGTGGACGAAGAGGCTATGGTTGACGCGCTGGTAGCCGGACAGGTAAAGCATTATGTGACAGACTTTCCGACGCCTGTCATCGCAGGGGTAAAGGGAGCCATTGTAATCCCGCATCTGGGCGCTTCGACGGAAGAGTCCGAAGATAACTGCGCCAGAATGGCGGCAAAGCAGATCAGGGCCTACTTGGAGCATGGCAATATCCAGAACTCCGTGAATTATCCGGACAGCGATATGGGATTGAGGGGCAAGAATACCAGGATCGTCCTTCTGCATCACAATGTGCCGAACATGATCGGACAGTTTACGAAGATCTTGGCGGATGACAATATGAATATCGCAGACATGAGCAATAAGAGCAAGGGCGGCTATGCCTACACGATGATAGACATCGACAGCCCGGTTCCTGAGAAAGTGGTGGATGATCTGAGGAAGGTCGGCGAAGTACTGCGCGTGCGCGTAATTGAATAA
- a CDS encoding polysaccharide deacetylase family protein — translation MTNERISEHKKHIHKKARRVRVPLRIFALFVVCALPFFLFRTAAASQQEAEIFLAVKSNSILQGEDLPKFGITVETKGNTKAVLDAKTGYTVSDLAKDLEHGKRYAIGCEADTAVEGDYPVTLTLEDAVRGFLEKDWIGLVRIDTADGVLTIKNKVGEWEGDKFKRYDGSYVTDDFVVSKGNTYYFDGDGKKASGWQDINGSRYYFDKDGMMKTGWLDSDDGKYYLGADGKAYIGWQDIDGSSHYFEQDGKMATGEVWLGLTLCVFDENGVLISKKESAIDPNKPMVALTFDDGPGPRTGELVEALAKYNAHATFFMLGKKVPSYPNVIQKMREVGCELGNHSYDHADLSKLDASGIQNEIGGTNGNLQNIVGQGATLMRPPYGAISSTMKGTVGMPMILWNIDTLDWKTRNAQATIDSVMGSVKDGDIILMHDIHTESVDAALALIPKLIDEGYQLVTVSEMARAKGVELKDGVSYTDF, via the coding sequence ATGACAAATGAAAGAATTAGCGAGCACAAGAAGCATATACATAAAAAAGCAAGAAGAGTAAGAGTCCCTTTGCGGATTTTTGCTCTTTTTGTAGTTTGCGCTCTTCCATTCTTTCTTTTTCGGACTGCGGCGGCATCCCAGCAGGAGGCGGAGATATTCCTTGCGGTAAAGAGCAATTCTATATTGCAGGGGGAAGACCTTCCCAAGTTCGGGATCACGGTAGAGACCAAGGGGAATACGAAGGCCGTGCTGGATGCAAAAACCGGCTATACAGTAAGCGACCTGGCAAAAGATCTGGAACATGGGAAGCGCTATGCCATCGGCTGCGAAGCGGATACGGCTGTGGAAGGAGATTATCCGGTAACCCTGACGCTGGAGGATGCGGTCAGAGGATTCCTGGAAAAGGACTGGATCGGGCTGGTCAGAATTGATACTGCCGATGGCGTCCTGACAATTAAGAATAAAGTCGGAGAGTGGGAGGGGGACAAGTTTAAGCGCTATGATGGATCCTATGTCACTGATGACTTCGTAGTCTCAAAAGGGAACACCTATTACTTTGACGGAGACGGCAAGAAGGCGTCCGGCTGGCAGGATATCAACGGTTCCAGATATTACTTTGACAAAGATGGAATGATGAAGACCGGATGGCTTGACAGCGATGATGGAAAGTATTACCTGGGTGCGGACGGCAAGGCTTATATCGGCTGGCAGGATATCGACGGTTCCTCCCATTACTTTGAACAGGATGGCAAGATGGCGACGGGAGAGGTGTGGCTGGGGCTTACGCTGTGCGTATTTGATGAGAACGGCGTGCTTATCTCCAAGAAGGAGAGCGCCATAGACCCGAACAAGCCGATGGTAGCCCTGACCTTTGACGATGGCCCTGGCCCGCGCACCGGCGAACTGGTGGAGGCACTGGCGAAGTACAATGCCCATGCCACATTCTTCATGCTGGGAAAGAAAGTGCCATCCTATCCAAATGTGATCCAGAAGATGAGGGAGGTGGGCTGCGAACTGGGCAATCATTCCTATGACCACGCAGATCTGTCGAAACTGGATGCATCCGGCATACAGAATGAAATAGGAGGGACCAATGGCAATCTCCAGAATATCGTAGGGCAGGGAGCCACCCTGATGCGTCCGCCTTACGGGGCTATCAGTTCTACGATGAAAGGAACCGTGGGAATGCCAATGATCCTGTGGAATATCGATACGCTGGACTGGAAGACCAGAAATGCGCAGGCCACGATCGATTCCGTCATGGGAAGCGTAAAAGACGGGGATATCATCCTGATGCACGATATCCATACGGAGAGCGTGGACGCAGCCCTTGCACTGATACCGAAACTGATAGATGAGGGATACCAGCTGGTAACCGTCTCCGAGATGGCGAGAGCCAAAGGAGTCGAACTGAAGGACGGAGTTAGCTATACAGATTTCTAG
- a CDS encoding ribose-phosphate pyrophosphokinase produces MPNIKLMETALPVAPLKIAALDSCKVMGQKVNDYIVRFRQDTLKESLDSPLFSSYQLDNYLIDCHCPRFGTGEAKGIIGESIRGKDLFIMVDVCNYSLTYTVNGHLNHMSPDDHYQDLKRVISAANGKAHRVNVIMPFLYESRQHKRTKRESLDCALALQELVDMGVTNILTFDAHDPRVQNSIPLHGFDNFNPPYQFMKALLRAEPELIVDKERLMVVSPDEGAMHRAVYFSNVLGVNMGMFYKRRDYSTVINGKNPIVAHEFLGDDIKGKNVIIVDDMISSGESMLDVARQIKDRGADRVFVCTSFGLFTEGFDMFDEYYEKGYIDRVITTNLTYLPPAVHEKPYFVIADMSKYIALIIDSFNHDISIGAVLNPTDKIHKLLEKHRNSL; encoded by the coding sequence ATGCCAAATATTAAGTTAATGGAGACGGCGCTTCCCGTAGCGCCCCTAAAGATCGCGGCCCTTGACTCATGCAAGGTGATGGGCCAGAAAGTAAATGATTATATTGTCAGATTCAGGCAGGATACGTTAAAAGAATCTTTGGATTCGCCGCTTTTTTCCAGTTATCAGCTGGACAATTACCTGATCGACTGCCACTGCCCCCGTTTCGGAACCGGGGAGGCCAAAGGAATTATCGGAGAGTCGATCCGCGGAAAAGATCTGTTCATCATGGTCGATGTCTGCAACTACAGCCTGACCTATACAGTAAATGGTCACTTGAACCATATGTCCCCGGACGACCACTATCAAGACCTAAAACGCGTTATCTCAGCGGCCAACGGCAAGGCTCACCGTGTCAATGTCATCATGCCGTTCTTGTATGAGAGCCGCCAGCACAAGCGTACGAAGCGCGAATCCCTGGACTGCGCCCTGGCGCTTCAGGAACTGGTCGACATGGGCGTCACCAATATTCTTACCTTCGATGCCCATGACCCGAGAGTCCAGAATTCTATTCCGCTGCACGGTTTCGACAACTTCAATCCTCCTTACCAGTTCATGAAAGCCCTTCTTCGGGCAGAGCCGGAACTGATCGTCGATAAGGAGCGCCTGATGGTGGTAAGCCCGGACGAAGGAGCAATGCACCGTGCCGTTTATTTCTCCAACGTTCTCGGCGTCAATATGGGAATGTTTTATAAGCGCCGTGACTACTCTACCGTAATCAACGGCAAGAACCCCATCGTGGCCCATGAATTCCTGGGCGATGATATCAAGGGCAAGAATGTCATTATCGTGGACGATATGATATCCTCTGGGGAAAGTATGCTGGATGTTGCAAGACAGATCAAGGACAGAGGCGCGGACCGGGTATTCGTCTGCACTTCCTTTGGATTGTTCACAGAAGGATTTGATATGTTTGATGAATATTATGAAAAGGGCTACATCGACCGCGTGATTACCACGAACCTTACTTATCTTCCGCCGGCCGTACATGAAAAGCCTTATTTTGTAATTGCGGATATGAGCAAATATATCGCGCTGATTATCGATTCATTCAACCACGATATTTCCATCGGCGCTGTCCTCAATCCGACAGACAAGATTCACAAATTATTGGAAAAGCACCGCAATTCCTTGTAA
- the der gene encoding ribosome biogenesis GTPase Der, translating into MSKPVVAIVGRPNVGKSTLFNVLAGGMISIVKDTPGVTRDRIYADVNWLDKDFTLIDTGGIEPESKDIILSQMREQAQIAIDTADVIIFITDVRQGLVDSDSKVADMLRRSGKPVVLVVNKVDNFDKFMPDVYEFYNLGIGDPVPISAASRLGIGDMLDQVAEHFPEHGREEEEDERPRIAIVGKPNVGKSSIINKLLGEQRVIVSDIAGTTRDAIDTDIVYNGKEYVFIDTAGLRRKNKIKEELERYSIIRTVTAVERADVVLIVIDATEGVTEQDAKIAGIAHERGKGIIIVVNKWDAIEKNDKTMREYDSEVRRVLSFMPYAEIMYVSAETGQRLNKLYDKIDMVIENQTLRIATGVLNEIMAEAVAMQQPPSDKGKRLKLYYITQVAVKPPTFVIFVNDKELMHFSYTRYLENKIREAFGFRGTSLKFFVRERKDKER; encoded by the coding sequence ATGAGTAAACCAGTAGTAGCAATTGTGGGAAGACCCAATGTTGGAAAATCGACCCTTTTTAATGTATTGGCAGGTGGTATGATATCCATCGTCAAGGATACGCCCGGAGTGACCAGGGACCGTATCTACGCGGATGTGAACTGGCTTGATAAGGACTTCACGCTGATTGATACAGGCGGGATCGAGCCGGAGAGCAAAGACATCATCCTGTCCCAGATGCGCGAGCAGGCACAGATTGCCATCGACACGGCAGACGTGATCATTTTCATTACTGACGTGCGCCAGGGACTGGTAGATTCGGATTCAAAGGTGGCGGACATGCTCAGGCGCTCCGGCAAGCCGGTAGTCCTGGTGGTTAATAAAGTAGATAATTTTGACAAGTTCATGCCGGATGTATATGAGTTCTATAATCTGGGGATCGGCGATCCGGTGCCCATCTCTGCGGCGTCCCGCCTGGGGATCGGCGATATGCTGGATCAAGTGGCGGAGCATTTCCCGGAGCATGGCAGGGAGGAAGAAGAGGATGAGCGTCCAAGGATAGCGATCGTAGGCAAGCCGAATGTAGGAAAATCCTCCATCATCAACAAACTCTTGGGAGAGCAGCGCGTCATCGTATCGGATATCGCGGGAACGACCCGGGATGCTATCGACACAGATATCGTGTACAATGGGAAGGAATATGTATTCATAGACACGGCCGGCCTTCGCAGGAAGAACAAGATTAAAGAAGAACTGGAACGCTACAGCATTATCCGTACGGTAACGGCGGTAGAGCGGGCAGACGTGGTGCTGATCGTGATCGATGCCACCGAAGGCGTGACAGAGCAGGATGCGAAGATTGCGGGAATTGCCCATGAGCGGGGCAAGGGCATCATCATCGTGGTAAATAAATGGGATGCCATAGAAAAGAATGACAAGACCATGCGGGAGTATGACAGTGAAGTCCGTCGCGTGCTGTCATTCATGCCTTATGCGGAGATTATGTATGTATCTGCCGAGACAGGGCAGCGCTTGAACAAATTATATGATAAGATAGACATGGTAATTGAAAACCAGACGCTCAGGATAGCTACCGGCGTGCTCAACGAGATCATGGCCGAGGCCGTGGCAATGCAGCAGCCGCCGTCAGACAAAGGGAAAAGGCTGAAACTGTACTACATTACCCAGGTGGCTGTGAAGCCTCCGACATTCGTCATATTCGTTAATGACAAGGAATTGATGCATTTCTCCTATACCAGGTATTTGGAGAATAAGATTCGCGAGGCATTTGGATTCAGAGGAACTTCGCTGAAGTTCTTTGTACGGGAAAGAAAGGATAAGGAGCGCTAG
- the plsY gene encoding glycerol-3-phosphate 1-O-acyltransferase PlsY: MERFICVIIGYAFGLLQTGYLYGKLHHVDIRKQGSGNAGTTNALRTMGWKAGLVTLLGDCFKCVLAVVVVHLLYGKSHADMMPLLAMYAGMGVVLGHNYPFYLKFKGGKGIAATAGLIVSTTNVWMVLICLAAFVGVVGITRYVSLGSLLVVIIYLAEVVIYGQMGGFHVAQNYLYEMYGIAAFLMLSAFFKHRENIKRLLTGTENKLSVGKK, encoded by the coding sequence ATGGAACGTTTCATATGTGTGATTATAGGATACGCATTTGGATTATTGCAGACAGGATATCTGTACGGCAAGCTGCACCACGTGGACATCAGAAAGCAGGGGAGCGGCAATGCCGGAACCACCAATGCCTTGCGCACTATGGGCTGGAAGGCAGGCCTTGTGACGCTGCTGGGCGACTGCTTTAAGTGCGTGTTAGCGGTGGTCGTGGTGCATCTGCTCTATGGAAAGAGCCATGCGGACATGATGCCGCTTCTTGCCATGTATGCGGGCATGGGGGTCGTGCTGGGACACAATTACCCATTCTACCTGAAATTCAAAGGAGGCAAGGGAATTGCAGCTACGGCAGGGCTGATCGTAAGCACCACCAATGTGTGGATGGTACTGATCTGCCTGGCGGCTTTCGTGGGAGTTGTGGGGATCACCAGGTATGTGTCGCTTGGCTCTCTTTTGGTGGTCATCATCTATCTTGCGGAGGTGGTGATCTACGGACAGATGGGAGGATTCCATGTAGCGCAGAATTATCTCTACGAAATGTATGGGATTGCGGCATTTTTGATGCTGTCTGCTTTCTTTAAGCACAGGGAGAACATTAAGAGACTATTAACCGGCACGGAGAATAAGCTAAGTGTCGGCAAGAAATAG
- a CDS encoding NAD(P)H-dependent glycerol-3-phosphate dehydrogenase, with the protein MANVGIMGAGSWGTALALLLHKNGHNVTVWSINDDEVKMLSIKREHESKLPGVKIPDDMEFTSEMESAIKGKDFIVLAVPSPFTRSTARNMKPYVAEGQIIVDVAKGIEESTLMTLSQQIEEEIPQANVAVLSGPSHAEEVGRGLPTIVVIGAKTKETAEYLQDMFMNEVFRVYTSPDMLGMELGGSLKNVIALAAGIADGLGYGDNTKAALITRGIAEIARLGVKMGGAIESFTGLTGIGDLIVTCASVHSRNRKAGYLIGQGMSMQEAMDEVKMVVEGVYSTKAAVKLGKEYGVSLPIIDKVNEVLFEGKDPREAVNELMLRDSKAEHTALPWKE; encoded by the coding sequence ATGGCAAATGTAGGTATTATGGGAGCAGGCAGCTGGGGTACCGCACTGGCGCTTCTGCTCCACAAGAACGGGCACAATGTGACGGTATGGTCCATCAATGACGACGAAGTGAAGATGCTTTCCATAAAACGGGAGCATGAGTCCAAACTGCCTGGCGTAAAGATTCCAGATGATATGGAGTTTACATCGGAGATGGAATCCGCCATCAAGGGGAAAGACTTTATTGTTCTGGCTGTGCCGTCTCCATTTACACGCAGTACGGCGCGCAATATGAAGCCTTATGTAGCAGAGGGGCAGATTATCGTGGATGTGGCAAAGGGAATTGAAGAAAGCACTCTGATGACCCTGTCCCAGCAGATTGAAGAGGAGATCCCGCAGGCGAACGTGGCTGTATTATCGGGCCCCAGCCATGCGGAAGAGGTAGGCAGAGGGCTGCCGACCATCGTTGTGATCGGCGCTAAGACGAAGGAGACGGCAGAGTATCTGCAGGATATGTTCATGAACGAGGTGTTCCGCGTGTATACCAGCCCGGATATGCTGGGGATGGAACTGGGCGGATCGCTTAAGAATGTCATTGCCCTTGCGGCAGGCATCGCAGACGGCCTGGGCTATGGAGATAACACGAAGGCGGCGCTTATTACCAGAGGCATTGCGGAGATTGCAAGGCTGGGTGTCAAGATGGGCGGAGCAATTGAGAGTTTTACAGGCCTGACCGGGATTGGCGATCTGATCGTAACCTGCGCCAGCGTGCACAGCCGTAACCGGAAGGCAGGCTATCTGATTGGACAGGGAATGTCTATGCAGGAAGCCATGGACGAGGTCAAGATGGTGGTAGAAGGGGTATATTCTACAAAAGCGGCAGTCAAGCTGGGCAAGGAATATGGAGTTTCCCTGCCAATCATCGACAAGGTCAATGAAGTCCTCTTCGAAGGAAAGGATCCGAGAGAAGCGGTCAATGAACTGATGCTAAGAGACAGCAAGGCCGAACATACGGCGCTGCCATGGAAAGAATAG
- a CDS encoding LysR family transcriptional regulator — protein sequence MNLYHLRYFVTLAHLEHYTKAAEILAITQPSLSHAIASLEKELGVKLFEKEGRNVVLTKCGQAFLTDVERALDMLDSSVNKLQMTGSGEGRIDIVQLRVLSSIIVPGFVKGFLDSKPDKNIDFHFHGSTGMSTDMIQGLKDRKYDVAFCSMLDHEPLIEFVPIARQELVLVVPNGHPLESRDRIDLKETLEYPQIAFSRRSGLRPVIDKLFDKCGGRPEYVYSVEEDQAVAGLAGAGFGIAVVPNMPVLNYMPVKIIQIEKPTWERVFYMATLKNVYQAPVINEFKKYVMEHADL from the coding sequence ATGAATCTTTACCACCTCAGATATTTTGTGACGCTGGCACATCTGGAGCATTATACCAAGGCCGCAGAAATATTAGCCATTACCCAGCCAAGCCTTAGCCATGCCATCGCATCCTTGGAAAAGGAACTGGGCGTAAAGTTATTTGAAAAAGAAGGACGCAACGTTGTCCTGACCAAATGTGGCCAGGCTTTTCTGACTGATGTGGAACGTGCGCTTGATATGCTGGATTCCAGCGTCAACAAACTGCAGATGACCGGAAGCGGCGAAGGACGTATTGACATCGTCCAGCTCAGAGTGCTTAGCAGCATCATCGTCCCCGGCTTCGTAAAAGGATTCCTGGATTCCAAGCCGGACAAGAATATCGACTTCCATTTTCATGGCTCCACAGGCATGTCTACAGACATGATCCAGGGCCTGAAAGACCGGAAATACGACGTTGCCTTTTGTTCCATGCTGGATCATGAGCCGCTTATTGAGTTCGTGCCGATCGCCCGCCAGGAACTGGTCTTGGTCGTACCGAATGGACATCCGCTTGAGTCCAGGGATCGCATAGACCTTAAGGAAACCCTTGAATATCCTCAGATCGCCTTCTCAAGGCGCAGCGGCCTGCGGCCTGTGATAGACAAGCTGTTCGACAAATGCGGCGGCCGTCCGGAATATGTATATTCGGTGGAAGAAGACCAAGCCGTGGCCGGGCTTGCGGGAGCAGGATTTGGCATCGCCGTGGTCCCCAATATGCCGGTGCTTAACTATATGCCGGTGAAGATTATACAGATTGAAAAGCCTACCTGGGAGAGGGTCTTCTACATGGCTACTCTCAAGAATGTCTACCAGGCGCCGGTCATAAATGAATTCAAGAAATACGTAATGGAGCATGCGGATCTCTGA